CTATAATTtaggaaaaattataaaatgtattgTATGATACAagttaaataatcttttaacttttatttttaacctGTATGAAATTGTAGTACCTCAGTATCTAGTTATAAGACAAATTTATTACTTTCatttaatattcttattttcacataataaagattttttagAACTACCCTCAAATTATACTTATTGACAATTATGTTTaagtttaaagataaattattttttattaataacattaaGTACAGTTTAAAAAAGTGCACAAGAGTTAAATCTTTGATTTTGCTTATAGGAGTATTCAAATTCAAAGGTAGtacaacttttgaaaagaaaaaaaatattaaaatagtctAATTTCATCAATGAATGCATTACTTTAAATGAGAAAGACGGAATTAAATTGAGGAcaaatcaagaagaaaaaaataataatttattgaaatgtAAATATACCaattaatttgactttttacataattaaacaTATACCTATTATCAAAAGCAAACCAAATGCTAAATCCCTTTCCAATCTTTTCTAAACACATAAAACTCTCATTCTCTTTTATTCCTCAAATAATCTCTCACACATACTATCATATTCATTTCATAGAAGtcatttttttctatatcttctcaaataataaattgggttaaatatgtttttaatctctatactttggggtgattttggttttaatccttctttcaaactatagtacaatttagtccttcaactttagaaaactctggttttagtcctttttaccaattttttttaactttatttgctgtttcacgcgtttctcagttaacattgaagcaaaaatgtgtcaaacagtgtaaacaatccaaaagttataatgtaacgtgcttgaaacaacaaataaagtttaaaaaatttgataaaaatgactaaaaccagagttttctaaagttgaaggactaaatttactataatttaaaagaggaactcaaaccaaaatcgccccaaagtgtagggattaaaaacatatttaaccctaataaaTTTATAGAAGTGAATACATgttataattacatttttactcTTCTCTTGTACTAGCATctcataataaaatatgtcCAACTACTGTGTAGGTATAAGTTtttcaccaaaataaaaaatatttaattatttagattttaatataatttagaagaatttatttgttatattttttaattgtctcTCCAACTAATTTTTAAcgtgtaataaaaaataaattataagtatagttgaaaaaatatatacattatcataaaattaaaaaaaaaacataaaattaattattaaaaagttatcaaTAAGTTACAAGTATTCAATAAAATCTTCTGTTAATTGAagtgatttaaatattaattaatatttagaagaaaaaaaaaatccttaagtcaataattagataaacaagGAAATGGATTATTTTCATGTGAACTTTAAAAGGTATACTGTTTACAAAACAAATATCACATGTAATTACATAACAAAGTAatgcatatttttttcctttttaaaatgataactAAATTAAgctatatatgaatatattaaagaaaaatataggcATGAAAACAACAGTGTCTCCAAAAAAGAACAGAAGAAAAAGGACAGATACTGAGAGAAACATTGAACACTTCGAAAGTGTGGGACATGCATTAATgagtgatgtttttttttttcaaattattaatagtACATCATGTTAAATCAaccataaaaaattatctaataaaaagtAAGACCAACAATCAATTCCTCCCATAATAATCCATGTAAAGTTGAAGTGTTTGTCTGGCTAATATTAGTCGGTTCTTGAACATTGAATTTTTCctagtttaatattttcattttttctcaagaaaatattatactataataaatattaatttatttgggTGTCAGATGGAAgtattggtgtcaaaatattaaTGCTCAAGCCAGAATTAAAGTGAAGTGTAAGAGAATTTCTGAAAATTTGTGCCCAATGCATgctttttatgctttttttctGACAAGTTGCAATTCTATGGCTTTGGAAGCTTATAGGTGTCTgcaatttaagttttttttcttacttaccaagattacaataataaatatatctattttttaaaacatatctgCTAAGatgatttaatttcttttaaataattaatttaaagattaattaaaagtgaaattaatatttaataaaattaaaactcgtTATTTTTAGAACCGAGATTGTCTTAAATCTCTTAAAACCTCTATACAGTAATATTTCATACACTAGATTTTGTACAAGTTAAAGTGCATACGAGTATTATTTTTGGATCATGTTTGATGGATGAATTAAGGTGGTATATTTggtgaaacaaaataatatttttaagaaaattatatcgTCTACCTTATTATGGAGGtttaaactaaaactaatttctcttctcttaattatttttgtctttcttttcaatAGAAGAATAAATTTACTTTTGGCCTATTTTTTCTGTGTTTAACAAAACATTATGTAGAGAAACTGgtttttaactgtttttttaGTGTTCACAGGGAATTAATAGagttttgatatatttgaactcacaattaatagatattttcaatagaaaatttttcttttttattttcatacatgATTAATAGGTTTAGTTTCTCAAAATTGTGGTGACACAGCAcagtttataataaattttgctCTATCCAGGTATGACTGGAAGTCCCACCCAACTACCATTAGCAAACTTAAGAAAaggatatgaaaaaaaaatgaacaaagagaaagaagagatgatTATTTTGAGGATATATATTGCTagtttgtattattatttataaataatatataagtgggataCTGGGTAGTTCTGTTAATTTTCAAAACCTAAGCatgaatatatatgaatatatgaagTTATGGagatgagaaaaaataaaaagaaagagattaaGTGAGAATATACGTACCATTAGTCTGAAACTTGATGAACTTAAACTCATATGAACAGCAAAATGAAACagaaacttttcttttcttttatcgaAATTGGTGTGTGAATATAAGAGGAGATCTTGTTCGGTGGAACAAGCTAGAACTCTGAGTTCTTTCTGAGAGAAAATTAATACAGAAACCAGCCAAGatttaatagaattttataatcaccacttttcctcttttttttctcattttatcaatataaaattgaataaatagaataatttagAATGGGGTCCtaataataaatcaagaggatgATGTTCATAAGAAAAATGATCATTTAATACATGGACATGGACTCTACTAGTTGGTTGTTGAAGATTAACTAATTGAATTTACTAAGCATTCAATTGGATACACTTCTTACTGTGCATAAGAacagaatgaaaataaaaataacaacaattattaatcgaaaattttattagacaaatttattgattaaaaataaaaataacttataagatatgaataaatgtatttttttataaattaaatttcattaaattaagttatatttaaaatctaGTTGATATCATATATCAACATTATTTAGAAATACAGATAGTTTatagcatataaataaataaaactctcctctttgaaaatatttaattttaaattattctaaaaaaaaaatagcatggAATCAGCTTGCAGGAGATATATGACTCTcaaatcaatgaaagaaaatctAAATATTGCCATAAATAAAGTAGGTAAGGGTAATACAATTTCACAATAGAAAAGAGATTTTTATTTATGgcttgaaattatttttttttcctctttattcTTTTAGTTCATATTTGATCTAACtcagaaaaaaaagttatttttttttaaaagtagtgGTTTAgtgataaattttgtttgagGGATCCGAATTTTAAGACAAATTTTCTTTCGGAATAAGAGTATGATAAAAGTTTGtcttctaaaatatatatgagaaaaattttaaaaaatatttgtaatttaaaatatttataataagatcaaatatcaaaacactttgaatcttataatgtttcattaaaaaacaatttaaagaacatacatagttaaaaagtaatttaaaatattaaataaattataattttatttaattacaaataatttgtttctattttaattttcaaattattttgggATCAAATGTTTTTGGGttcttttttaagatttttaaatattttaaacatttgtaCTTATATATTGGAACactaattaagtataaataCTTTTGAGTCATAATAcatgcatttgcattttttagagatgatttttttgttcttgttttagaattttcattcttatcaaATACTAACATCTTTGTGACCAATCTTCACTTAATTTATCAATATGTTAGATTATGACGTCATATTTctgtcttattattattttcttattttttttattgtgtctGTTGAgcattcaaattgaaaaattttttATGAACACGGTCATATCATTTAGCCATCTAAATTATGGtattaatgaaaaatgttaatttccatgttgcatcaaatttatttatttgaagaaaataatattttgcacCTAAAATTTTCTAGAACaactatttgattttttttaataataaaatattatatttagattatgatgataaatataaataaaattttaaaatgaaataatcaaaTACATTGTTGGTGaattctataaaatataatgtttaagatagcatatttcttttgattaaattatataGTGATGATGATGGTTCTAATATCGGCTTTCACCTAGAAGTATGTTCTTTCGTGACAACAAATTGAAGTAGCTAAGCATTGGTTTAGAATgtgtttttaacatttaatattttttatttgaaagtcttaatttaaacatttagaCTAAAATTctagattttgaaaagattaagaaaatcaaatacgtcttttttttaaaatagaatgataaaaattttagattaataaaatataaaaaataaagattgtaTTAACCTTTGAATTAGGTTATATTTTTACAAGTTATTTCATAAAAACGTataagaagttttttttttttttaaagaaaaatgaaattagctTCGCATTagctaaaaatgaaattttagaaaaacaacatgaaaacatttacaatttaaaattcttaataaaaacCTTATATTATATTGGTCCAATaaaattcttacaaatttatatttaaactaatttcaGTAAGTGATGTTATGTGGTAAAGTTTGTTAAAGAAACCTGATTGATTTTGTAATCCATACTTTGTCCATAGAAGGTTTAGAACACGTGGAACTTATTAGTATGGGAAATAGAAGCTACGTGGAACTTTCTTCAATCGCCCATTTTGAAtatggaaaaagttttttttttttttcaaacattaccatatttttacaattttttttaataacttcttgaaaacaaattatatattattattttattagacggaccaatattatcatataaatagttataaaaagttattaaagatatatatatatatatatttttaatagcttttttataaaaatagtttatgattaattcttttcaaataattttttaaaataaattcatacaagtcaataaaataataataattggtgTAAgtggttaaaaaaaagttattaagatATCAgtatctttcaaatatttcaCATTAGTTCCTCACCTTCATTCATTGTGAAAGTTGCATATTCACGTGCCATGCATGTGCCTTCATCTTCTACTCTTCTTCTCTCCGATTTCCAACACTAATCTCATCACACGGACTTTattctttcaattatttttcttctttctgtgCCATTGTTGATTTCATGGCAAGAATTCAAAAGCAGTGTCTGCTTCACTTAATGCTTTTCATAACAACCATGGATAGATGACTTTCAAAGTATCAAACCACCTTGTtttaaaacacagatgcaaatgATGCAATACGACGTTGTTTCTCGGAAAAGGTGGTAAAAGTTTTGAAACATATAGAAAATGTTTACAAGGAGATGATAGGAGCATTTGGGACCGAACTTTTAATTGGTGAACAGTTCCAACCCTTTTCTTTGTTGTATGACACCGTAAAGTGTTTAGGAACCCATTTTTCTCCCTTTGATTCTCTTTCTCTTCGAAGCTCCCTCTGTCtttcttctattattttctttgcttcttttgctttttccCACTTTTTGCTTAAGATGGCTTCGCTCAACTCACTCCAAACATGAGCCGTTTCTGTTGGCCACACACTCTGCATATACAACACAAtctcataataataaaactattccacatgaaaatttttaaaaaaatgatattttcttaCATATGCGTGATACATGttggaataaaattaaatttgggtttgtttctgattttgtttgaattttttcttttttgttgtggTTGGGTTCGGGTTCTTTAGTTGTAGTGTATATGTTTAACGTAGAACAAGATGTATATAAGTTGGAGTTGAATGATGTGAAGGACGAAGCCATGGTGTGTGACATTTCCATTTCCATTTTCACTTTCTAATAATAAGAAGTATTCTGTTTCATTTGTAGATGATTTTTCTTGGCAGAGCTTCAACTACATCCAAAAAGAGGTGAAGAAAGAAGGCGTTAAAGCTAAAAACGGTGTCCATACGGGCATGCTCAAGAACAAAGAGATGTGATGATCGTCACCCGTTCATGATCAAATCTTTAGGGGAAGCCGAGCTGGTCAAAGAGTTTAAGAAggtaataaaaaagaaattcaagatGATTGATGTGGGTGTCATGAAGTATTTTCTGGTTTGGTGGTTGTCCAAAGCATGAAAGACACACAAGCAGGTATCGTAGTTTAATCGAAAGTATGAGGTATTTGACAAACACAAGAACAAATTTAATACTATTTGTAGAGATCACAAGTTAgtttaaatgaatattaaagtATCTGAAAGGAACAATATTAAGATAGGTTTTAATAATGagtctgataccatattagaaagtgggtttaagtctaactcaacctcacaaaaccaacttgtaatgtaaggtgaggattgcacctcacttatatattataaattgacttatatattataaattgactttatctctagttgatgtgggacttctaacattaatttcattttataaaaaaataagtaaagaaagaaagtgtGAAGCTCAAGCCACTAATATGTTCACAAAGTTCTAGGAGTACAAGAAGTTGATCaggataaaagataaaaaaatttaagtttaaagaagatttttgttagaatatacttaaatttagattttatttgtaatttctttttgtagtttcatttttttgttgttggatTTGGGTTCtggttttttcatttttattatgaataatggtattttgacaacatatttttaacattttaatatcattaaaatattattatctgatggtttcaaaattattccataatcaataataataataatcataaacatcaataTAAATCAATCACGTAATAATACgcaaatgatattaaaatatttaaaaaaaatgtttatcaaaatattattatccttttatTATACTCAGCCAGCAAGATATTTATATCTGATTGtcgtattatatatatattacttcgTGAGCTAAGACAAGGaagtgaaataaatatatatgttatttattacCTCTGGATCCTTGACGATAGGAGCTTGGAGTCCTGATATAACTTGTTTTGCATCATAGATCACTCTTACCTGTGCAGTGTCTGTATTCTTCACTGTTACAGTACTGCAATAACGCATTTATGGGAATGGTTGGATTAGCGACACATCACAAAAAGTAGGTACGTAGGTTTTGATTTCTAATCACATACAgataattagttaataaaacTTCAGAGTGGGATACCTACCTTTCCCAATGACCTTCAATTTTATACAGAATTTTCTTAGATAATGAATCAAAGATTTTCCCTTTAACCAGTCTCTGATTTGAACCAAACCCAAAGAAAGATTGGCTAACGTAGCTTAATTCTGCCACGAGGCCTGTTTCTATGCACCGGATAGTGACATTGCCAATCCAATCAACTCCAGGTACTGGGAAAATTCTGATAAGGAGGTTAGGAGAATTCATTTCATAGGTCTCTCCATGATTGTGGAGCTTCAACTGTCGTATGCCATGCACATGAACTTCTACTGAAGTACCTGCATGATTGAATTCAAAGTTTTTAGTCATTGCAAAATTTAAGAAAGACAAAGACTTCCAATTATTATGGAAATTGGcatttattttacaaaagaaCATATATTACCAGTGAATTTTGGAGCAGTAGAGTTGCACCATATAATTTCTATCTTCTCCTTATAATCAGTTGCATGGAGAGCAGACACGGGAGGGTGATGTGAAACCTGAAAACAAAACACGTGTGTATATGGAGATTTGTTGCCACAGGGTGATCAAGATAATAAGGTGGTGGGAATGATAAAACACagtgagtatatatatatatatatatatatatatatatatatatatatatatatatatatatatatatatatatatattacctgTTCCAGTAAGACATTGAGGGTTCCTTTGGAAACATGGTGAGTCTCACCAAGAGTGGGATTGTAGGGTGCAACACCAACCCAAAAGGGGCGCACAGTAGAAATGGTCCATGCTACAACATTTATGAGTCTATCCAATGGTGTGTTGCCATTGTTAATGTTGCTTAGGATGTCTAATGCTGTGGAATATACGGACTCTGCATAGCACTGAAGTTCTGACTTGGGCATGTTGAACTCAGGTGGAAGCTGCACCGATCAAGTACAATAATCGGAAATCTATATTACTTCTCAAACATGTACTATCTAATATACTATTTACAACTTTCCATTACATCATTAAttagatttcaaattaaaaagcttCTCTATAATGAGTTATATTGAACTAATAAGGATCTTGGCCAAGCAATCTAAACAATCCATTATGGGAAGAAACTATATGCCTGGATAATGTTCATTGTGCAATCCTAATCTCAATCAATCTTCATTTAACAGTACAGAAAATGTTTTAGCTTCCCAAAAATGGCCAATAAAATAGAACTAACTTTTATGACATGACAGATATGAGAACTGatgaaacatatattttaaaacttttattcaaTCATTTCTGAAGGACTAGCCAAGTTTGACCAGATGTACAAATTAAGGAcatgtttctctctctctctatatatatatatatatgtatttatataaaaaatgatgtaGGTAGCTTACCTTGAAGCAAGAGACATCGGATCCTGGGCGGACATTCTTAAAGAGACTAAGTATGCGGCGCAAAATGTTTGGAGCTTTAGGATTTGTTTCCTCATCTGATTGCCTCTCCAATGAGAATGGCCTGGTGAGGACTATTTTTTTCTCCTACAACACAACAGAAACAAACATGCCCAGAAAACAAAACGTGACACACTATAATTTGTGAATGAGAGAAATAAATATGTGTACTTACTTACCATGTATATGTATGTTTGTATCTGCAACTACTTGTCTTTCAGAACTCAGAAGCTAGCTaagctgaagctgaatatatatGTTGGTTGAAATAGTGGTAGCTAGCTTATTTATATCATACGTACACTCTCTGGAAAACCCTTAATTTGTCCTCTCCTCCACGCTACCTACTGCTTATTAATTCCTCACCACCATTCTCtgcaaaaatatttcacaatttAGTTCTTAAGTATCTAAATATTgcaatttattcattaaattactTCTTAAACTTTATAAcctaatatcaaattaatatttcacaTACACTTTAGTAGTAATAACATTGTCTCACAAAATTTAACAGTAAAATGTTGAATAATCATCGATTTATAATCATGAACAAGACAATTGAATTTGTCAATCGCTTTAACAATTTGTCGGTGTTATATATGTACTTCATCCGtttctttttttgtcttttagtgCTATTTTACaggaaataataaatataataaaaaaattattttaataaaacaattgtatagtttttctattttacttttttttctctattttatatatatgtgtaaactatttaaaactataaatgatgaagatatatactagaaagaaaaataaatatggttatcaaaattaaaaaaaaaaaaacagataaaaagaataatgacTCTTGCTAAGGTcggtttttttatattaattaaaaattaatgaaactgGAAATTAACACTTTATACAAGTTATCAAACCTTTTTACTAATAGTAGTAGATATTTTAGTGAAAATCCTGGACTTTGAAAGCTATTATATACTTAACCCAtctaaaacaaataattgatttcgatgttgttgaagaaaaataaataaaacataacgTTTTCAATCGTGTTCACATGTTGCAACATGGATTGACAGAG
This genomic stretch from Vigna radiata var. radiata cultivar VC1973A chromosome 7, Vradiata_ver6, whole genome shotgun sequence harbors:
- the LOC106766497 gene encoding oxysterol-binding protein-related protein 4C-like — protein: MEKKIVLTRPFSLERQSDEETNPKAPNILRRILSLFKNVRPGSDVSCFKLPPEFNMPKSELQCYAESVYSTALDILSNINNGNTPLDRLINVVAWTISTVRPFWVGVAPYNPTLGETHHVSKGTLNVLLEQVSHHPPVSALHATDYKEKIEIIWCNSTAPKFTGTSVEVHVHGIRQLKLHNHGETYEMNSPNLLIRIFPVPGVDWIGNVTIRCIETGLVAELSYVSQSFFGFGSNQRLVKGKIFDSLSKKILYKIEGHWESTVTVKNTDTAQVRVIYDAKQVISGLQAPIVKDPESVWPTETAHVWSELSEAILSKKWEKAKEAKKIIEERQRELRRERESKGEKWVPKHFTVSYNKEKGWNCSPIKSSVPNAPIISL